The Thermoanaerobaculia bacterium region CCGAGATGATGTCGTTCAGGCCAGAGGCGCCGCAGGTCGACTTGATCACGCCGGCCTCTCGCACATCAATGCGCGGGCCTCTGCCCGGTGTGCTGAGGCTCTGGGAGTTCCCCTGAAACACCATCGGGAGCTTGGCCTTCACCGTACAGCTACCCAGGTTGGGGTCGCATCCCGGAGGCGAGACTTCGTACTCCACACCCCCGAACTCCCCCTTGAAACAGCGCAGGCCGACCGCGCACCCCATCGTACAGGCGCAGTTGGCGTTCTTCGGATGGAGCACTGCCGAATCGCCGTAGTTGGTGACCGGACCGCCAGCGAAGACCGAGCAGTGCTGGGCGGCCAGGGGCTGCGAGAGCGAAAGAAGGGAGAGGACAGCGAGGAGGGGAACGAAACCGCCCAGAGGATGAGCCTGCCGAGAGAAGGGAATCGGGGGCTGTCGCATCGTGGCTCTCCCGGGGCGCCATCTCACCCGGTGGAAGCCGGAGTGCGCCCCTCAACTATCTAAGAGCCGCGAGACATGGGTTTTCTGACAGCGAGAGGAAACTTTCTGCGTTTCCTCCTGAGATTGGGCGGAAAACCGCCTCCTCGCACGCTCCTGCGCGCGCGCCAGCATCGTTCCGACATCGCTTGCCCGGCACCCCAACCGTTCGGCGATCTCCCGGTGCGCCAAGCCTGCCGACGACCAGGTCAGCAGGGCGCGGTCGCGTTCGGGAACGAGTGCAAGCGCCTGTTGGAGCTGGACTCGAACCTCCCCCGTTGCCCCGACAGAAGGAGTCGTCCTTTCCTTGATCGGCTCGGTTCTCGCCTGCCGGCGAACGACCTTGGAATGGAGGCGAACCAGTGCGGTTCGGGCCCAGGAGATGACATCCACCACTTCGGCACCCTTCTGCACGAGGCACTTGAGGACCTCCTGGGCCAGGTCTTCGGCGAGCGAGCGGTTTCTCGCGACGCGGAGCGCCAAGGTGTGAACCTGCCCCGCTACGATTCGCCACTCGCGCGAGCTTCCGCGGAATCTGGCTTCGGTCTCACTCATCGGCGACGCCTCGGACCCGTCGATTCGTTTCTGGCGGGGAGCTGATCCTCCAATTCCTCTCGACATGGGAGCAATGCAGTGCTCGACACGGTCTAGGGCGACCACCGCACACCGACGGTGAGGGTGGGGATTCTGGCGCGACCCAGGGCGGGTCGTCTTGGCTGAAGTTCTCTAGAGGACGGGTTCGGTGGCGAGCGCGGCGCGCATCTCTTCGATGCGGGCGAACTTGACGCGCGGGCGGCCGGCGGCGCGGCCGCGTTCGACTTCGAGCTGGTCGAGGCGTTTCCAGCCGGCGAAGTCGACCGGGTGCAGCTCGCGGGCGGCGAGCAGCTCGTCGATCGGGGGCTTCGGTGCCGCCACCAAGGCCGGCAGATCCTCGATCATCATCGTGGCGGTCTCGGTGCCGTCGGGCTTGTTGCTGCCGATGAGCCCGGTCGGGCCGCGCTTGACCCAGCCTGCGGCGTAGAGGCCCGGCAAGGGGCTCCCCGCGGGGCCGTCGAGCACCCGGCCGCGGTCGTTGGGGATGATCGCGCGCCGGTCGTCGAACGGCACTCCGGCGAGCGGCAGAGAGCGGTAGCCGACCGCCCGCACGACGAGGCCGACCGGCAGGGTGAAGCGTTCGCCGGTGCCTTCGGCGCGAACGTCTCCGGCTGCGCCCACCAGCCGGTTGCGCTCGAGGCCGAGGCCGGTGACCCGCCCGTCCTCGCCTGCGATCGCCACCGGCGAGACCCGGAAGCGCAGATGGATCCGGCGCGGCGCGCCGGTCGATTCGCGTTCGGCGAGAGCGCGCAGGATCTCCATGTTCTTCTGCGCCTGGGGATCCTCCAGCAGCTCCTGCTCGCTGCCCGGATCGAGCTCGAGCTCCCGGCGGTCGACGACGACGTCGACACCCTGGAGGTGGGCGAGCTCCTTGAGCTCCGGGGGCGACCACTTGGCCTGCGCCGGACCGCGACGGATGATGAAGTGGACGTCGCGGATGCGGCTCTGCCTGAGGCACGCCAGCGCGTCGTCGCAGATATCGGTGGACGCCAGATCTTCCGGATTGCGCCCCAGGATCCGCGCCACGTCGACCGCGACGTTGCCGGCGCCGACGACCGCGGCCGCCTCGACCGCGAGGTCCACCGGCAGATCGAGGAAGTCGGGATGGGCGCTGTACCAGGCGACGAGCGCCGTCGACGAATGGCTGCCGGCGAGATCCTCGCCCGGTACGCCGAGGCGGCGGTCGCTCTGGCCGCCCACCGAGAAGACGACCTGGTCGTAGTGCGCCGTGAGGTCGGCGACAGCAAGGTCCCTGCCGAGCTCGACACCCCCCAGGAAACGCACTCGCGGATCGAGTGCCACGCGCTCGAACACCCGCACGACCTCCTTGATCTTCGGGTGATCCGGCGCCACGCCGAAACGCACCAGGCCGTAGGGCGTCGGGAGGCGATCGATCAGGTCGATCTGGAGGCGGTCTCGCGGTTCGCTTGCGGAGGCAGGACCGGCCTGCGCGAGGAGCGCCGCGGCGGTGTAGAAACCGGCCGGCCCGGCGCCGACGATGGCGATCCGCAACGGACGGTCGAAGGAGCGCGGCAGGCCCGGCAGCATGTCTGGAAGGATACAACGTCCGGCGCCCCGAGACGGGGCAACGGGCGCTAGGAATCTTCCGTCTTCATCTGCCGGCGGAGCTTGCCGAGCGTGCGGTTGACGGGGTTGTCGCGGGACAGGAAACCGACCACGGGCCGCTTGCGGACCCCGATCTCGGCGTGCAGGGCGCGCAGCGCCGCGTTGCGCGGATCGAGCGCGAGTCCCTGGGCGATCGCGTGGACGGCGCCCTTCCTGTTCTTGGCCAGGATCTGGACGCGGGCGAGGTTCAAGTGACACTCCGGGCTGTAGAAGCTGCTCTTGACCGCATGCTGGCAGAGGCGCAGCCCCTCCTTCACCTGCTTCTGGTAGCGCGCGATACCGTAGCCGAGGAACGAGTAGGCAATCCCGGGAATCTCGTCGCTGACCCCACGGTCCTTCACCAGGTCGGCGAGGATCGACATGCCGCGGGCCCAGTCGCCGGAGCGGCAGATCTCGACAGCGACCTCGGCAGTGGCGCGGGGCGTCCCGGCCTCGCCGACAGGCCCATGTGGCGGATCGATGCGGCTCGCCATCCCGATTTCCACCCTTTCCGTTCGAGTGCCCTTTCGGGCCCATGTTAGACTTTTTGCATTGTCGCGCTTCTAGCGGCCGGTGACAAGCGATGTCCGTCTCTGAACCGCCCGATGTCAAGGAACTCGTGGCGCTCGCGCGCCGATTCGCAGAGCGCAGGCTCTTCGATGAGGCGGCAGAGCTCTTCGGGGTAGCTCTGCGCCTCGAGCCGCGCAACCTCGGCACCCGATTGGCGCTGGCGCGCGTCCGCCGCCTGCAGAAGGCCCAGGGCAGGATCGCCGCGAAAGACCCGGTGGAGACGGCCCGCGAGGAGATGCGCCGCAACGGCATCGACGCCTCCCACTTCGTCGGCCTCGCCTGGCTCTATGCCGAGAAGGGCGAGGAGTTCCGGGCGCTCGAGTGTCTGCACATCGCCCGTCTCAAGGATCCCTTGAGCCCGGCGAACTTCAAGCTCGCGGCGCGCATCCATTTCCGCCTTCAGGATTACGACAGCGCCGCGGAGCTCCTCCAGCGTGCGTTGCGCTACAACCCGTTCGACCGCGAGGCCGCGGAGCTCCTCGGCCAGATCGAGTACGAGCGCAAGCAGTTCTCCGAGGCCCTCGCCGCTACGATCGACGCTTTTCTCCTCCTGCCCTCGGTGGACGAGGAGCGCGCCATCCGGCTGCGCCGGCGCATCCGGACCCTGAAGCACCTGCTCAACTGGCAGAGCAAGCAGGTCGTGGCGCTCTTCCGCGAGCGCGAGGAGCAACTCCACACTGCGTTCGACCGGCTGGAGTGGCGGCGTGAGCGCTTCCGCAGCGAGGAGACCTGGGAGAGCCTGGCGCTCGCGGCGCTGGTTGCCCCGCCCGACGACGGCGGCCGGTTGAAGATCGCCGCGCGCCTGCGCAAGCTCGCCGCCTGGTCGCACTTCACCGACGAGCAGATCTTCAAGCTCTCGGCCGCCGTGGAGGAGAGAAGCTACGAAGCCGGAGCGCGCCTCTTTGCGAACAACAGCGAGGGCGTCGACATCTTCCTGCTCGAGGAGGGCGAGATCAGCATCCAGCGCCCGACGCCCTACGGCACCTACCCTCTCGCCCTCCTGCAGGCGGGTTCGATGTTCGGCGAGGTGAACTTTCTCACCCGCGGCGTGCGCACCGGCGACGCCGTGGCGCTCAAAGCCTGCCGGCTGCTGATCTTCGACGGCGCCGAGCTCGAGGCGCTTTCGGGCAGCTGGTCGGAGTTCGGTGTCCAGCTCTACTGGGGCCTCTGGCACTCGCTCGCCGGGAAGCTGCGCTCGACGAACGACCAGTTGAAGACCTTCTTCTCCGCCGACAAGCAGCCGGAGAACTTCCTCCGGCTGCGGCGCGGCCGCGACGCCGGGGGAACGGTCGAAGTGCCGCCCGACGACAAGGTGCGCCTCTTCCAGGAGCAGGGACTGTCGAGCAAGGAGCTCACGACCCTCGCGACCTTCTCGAAGGAGCTTCGTTTCGAGCCC contains the following coding sequences:
- a CDS encoding FAD-dependent oxidoreductase, whose amino-acid sequence is MLPGLPRSFDRPLRIAIVGAGPAGFYTAAALLAQAGPASASEPRDRLQIDLIDRLPTPYGLVRFGVAPDHPKIKEVVRVFERVALDPRVRFLGGVELGRDLAVADLTAHYDQVVFSVGGQSDRRLGVPGEDLAGSHSSTALVAWYSAHPDFLDLPVDLAVEAAAVVGAGNVAVDVARILGRNPEDLASTDICDDALACLRQSRIRDVHFIIRRGPAQAKWSPPELKELAHLQGVDVVVDRRELELDPGSEQELLEDPQAQKNMEILRALAERESTGAPRRIHLRFRVSPVAIAGEDGRVTGLGLERNRLVGAAGDVRAEGTGERFTLPVGLVVRAVGYRSLPLAGVPFDDRRAIIPNDRGRVLDGPAGSPLPGLYAAGWVKRGPTGLIGSNKPDGTETATMMIEDLPALVAAPKPPIDELLAARELHPVDFAGWKRLDQLEVERGRAAGRPRVKFARIEEMRAALATEPVL
- a CDS encoding tetratricopeptide repeat protein; the encoded protein is MASRIDPPHGPVGEAGTPRATAEVAVEICRSGDWARGMSILADLVKDRGVSDEIPGIAYSFLGYGIARYQKQVKEGLRLCQHAVKSSFYSPECHLNLARVQILAKNRKGAVHAIAQGLALDPRNAALRALHAEIGVRKRPVVGFLSRDNPVNRTLGKLRRQMKTEDS
- a CDS encoding cyclic nucleotide-binding domain-containing protein, which translates into the protein MSVSEPPDVKELVALARRFAERRLFDEAAELFGVALRLEPRNLGTRLALARVRRLQKAQGRIAAKDPVETAREEMRRNGIDASHFVGLAWLYAEKGEEFRALECLHIARLKDPLSPANFKLAARIHFRLQDYDSAAELLQRALRYNPFDREAAELLGQIEYERKQFSEALAATIDAFLLLPSVDEERAIRLRRRIRTLKHLLNWQSKQVVALFREREEQLHTAFDRLEWRRERFRSEETWESLALAALVAPPDDGGRLKIAARLRKLAAWSHFTDEQIFKLSAAVEERSYEAGARLFANNSEGVDIFLLEEGEISIQRPTPYGTYPLALLQAGSMFGEVNFLTRGVRTGDAVALKACRLLIFDGAELEALSGSWSEFGVQLYWGLWHSLAGKLRSTNDQLKTFFSADKQPENFLRLRRGRDAGGTVEVPPDDKVRLFQEQGLSSKELTTLATFSKELRFEPGGALFAEGDDGHEMYVVLEGKVLISKYIPGAGEEALAILERGDFFGEMSLIDGDPRSADARAHGGALTVLALDQATIQEMLVLDPQASLDFLKLLCRLVAKRLREIDEKVIGWRIMSGERTPEMSADHA